In Miscanthus floridulus cultivar M001 chromosome 8, ASM1932011v1, whole genome shotgun sequence, the sequence TTCTTCCCcatctggggggggggggggggggggagtgtgGGGGCTCAAGCCCCAACTGTCCCACTGCTAGATTAATTCACCCTTTCCTCGCTTGGTTCTGGGCTTGAACCTTTCAAAGACGCCATCCTCCTCACCTGGTATAACCTTTTGTTACCTTAATGATTAAAGACACTGCTACCAGCAATGCTTCAGGATCCATCGTGATCATTTGCCCACTCTAGTTTGCTTGTGTCATCTTGACGGTTAGAAGAGAAGCACACTAGTACTCTGGATGATATAGATCAATCTCTCAACAAGAATCTTCTTATCAGCGCTAGCTCCCATTCAAAACACACACATTCATCGCCATTTGGTTTCATTTGTCCAATATAACTATCTAAGGGAACGAAGAGAGCTCGGATTATTTGAAAATCAGTCATTTGGGCATGCATTGAAACTCTAGATTAATGCAGCTTTCATGGGTCGAAAATTTTCACGATAAAACAAAGAATAATTCGTGGGTGGCAATTTCAAATCCGCTAATCAAATCAATGACAAACACAGAACTATAATCAAGTACTTTACTTACAACTTACAAGGTACAACATATATATACTCTAAATGATCAGTTGGCGGTTGTATATAATAATATAAAGTGATTTCCAAACTACAAATGACATGAagccatatatatataatcaGCACACGCGCTTAATTCTCTAGTCTTGGAGGATATATTGGATAAAATAACTTGCACTGTtgtggaatgaatgaatgaaacagTGTCTATATATTGCTTATTAGTAGTCGAAATTCTGGTAGTTGGTGAAGGTTTGTCCGAACTGCCACCACTCCGGCACGACGTCCTTGAAGACGAGGTTCTGGCCGCCGGTGGAGACGAGCGCGAAGCTGAGGCCCTGGCCGACGAGCCCGCCGGAGAGGCAGTGCCAGTTGGCGCCCCAGTTCCTGTACATGGGGATCCAGTCCGTGTTGCTGCCCTTCATCGCCATGCTCTGGATGGAGCCGCTGCCGGCGACGTTGGTGATGAGCACCATGTAGAAGCCGTTGAAGCCGGCGATGGTGAATCGCACGCCGCCGCTCTTCCAGCACTTGACCCGCTGGTAGAGGACGGGGATGATGCCGGCGGTGTAGATGCCGAGGTTCTCCCAGGCGGGCTGGGACATGTCGAAGTGTGGCCGGGGCGGGCCGCACCATCCGCCGGCAGGGAGCTCCCCGCCGGCGGGGAGGTCCCAGTTGGGCGGGCAGAAGTTGGTGGCGGAGACGACGACCCAGTTGTTGCCGGGCTTGCACCACCCGGTCTTGCTGCTGTCGCAGATGATGACGTAGCACTGTCCGCACGACGCGCCGTCGTTGAAGAGCGCCGTGCTCAGCGCCGCGTTGTTGATGCCGTAGCCCTGCTCGTACAGATCGCTGTACCCGCACGCGCCACCTGCATACGTACGTGCTCATTGATCAGATCAAAGTCTGCACACCCATGACCGAACGAAAGACAAAGGTAGCTATAGGTTACCCACCCATTGTGTCGGAGCCATCAGCGCCGCCGTAGAACGTGGCGGTGGCCGGAAGCCAGTCGCCGGATCTCACCGGCGAGACGAAGAGTGCAAGGACGACTGCGAGCAGTTGGTGGAGGAAACGTTTGCCCATCTTGATCTCAGAAATGGCCGGCGATCGATCCCTGTCCCAGTCTCCCAGACGTTGCTAGCTACTAGAGAGCGTAGTAGAGACAGTAGACAGGTTTGGAGGTTGGAGGTGAGGAATGTCTGCAGCAATGGTGGAGCTaatatagctagctagctaggttcgAGCTCGAGGAGACGTACAGGCCGGCAAAGAATCTGATATTAGATTATTCCAACAGAAATCATGCATGGTTATCCACTTATCCCATCATTCACATACTGAAACGGACAAAAACACACTGTTCCAACGACGATCGCATGCACATGGTTGCAACGACCAGAGATTGACTTGCATTGGGCGTTGTTTATTTAAGAGTAAAGTACACTTTCCAACCCTCAACTCGCGccaaagttcgattttcaaccttcaactatgaaaccggttaagaaacaccctccaactattAAAATCAGACAAATTTGGACATCGGCTGGTTTtaaaagcggttttctattttcaggaggcgtcgaaattttatattattttttgagtatcttaacgtccttaaatgaaaaaaacttaaaattacaaagttgtagatctcattgagagctataatttggtataaaaagtattttcatttaactccatacaaataatatattagtgctctaatgcggcaagcgctagtaggcgattattatgatgctgaaattttatattattttttcgagcatcttactgtccttaaatgaaaaaaattaaaactacaaagttgtagatatcatcgaggtctacaatttacatataaaaattatcttcatccgacatcgtattgaagggttatgatttttcaaaagttAAGTCTCGTCACGCGACAAAACAATAATGTGGCGTTAAGATGCtcatttgagttttttcatttgaggacgttaagatgctcaaaaaaataatataaaatttcggcgtctcccgaaaatagaaaaccgcttttgaaaccagCTGATGACCAAATTTatccggttttgatagttggagggtgtttcttaaccggtttcatatagttgaaggttgaaaattaAACTTCGGCGTGAGTTGAGGTTTGGAAATTGTACTTTACCCTTTATTTAATGATCGAACTGCCGCTACAGTCGTCAACGCATAGCATTATATTGTTTGTTTCTTCCATCCAAAATGAGATAAAGGTTTAAAAAACAATTTCCGTACTCAGTAGTCTGCTATATTGTACTAGTTACAACCaccactagtagagaatagacctttgatcctcggtcaaaataggctctagtcccggaattttttgcccccgggactagaaatacctttagtcccggttggaggctccaaccgggactaaaggtccctgcccaacggctactgcgccagacagagatggcagggacctttagtcccggttggagccaccaaccgggactaaaggtatacttttactcccggttggtggctccaaccgggagtaaagatctactcccgggccgtggctgcgcccggggttggaaagttacctttagtcccggttggatccaccaaccgggactaaatgttctccctttataaatcggccgtctcctccttcctccccgagcccgagctcagcacattttgaagctcactgcagtagtgttcttgcttcctccctccctccattgttcctccatccattcttcgattcctccgtcgatttattcgattcctccgtcgattcttcagttgtaaaggttaccaatctcatactctcattttcacCATTTTTTatgtcattttgttcactatatatatttatggttttttattgtggtttttttatttgtaagcaatttgagctcaaaatcacttcaagcttgcatatttacatgaaagaaggttaaagtatatataaatataaacttagaaaatagttagaaaattatagcaaatccgtactagttgaacttgcggaccgtgttcagctcgacaagcatgttctctgtcgagcggtaacggacatcaaggaggagctttgattctacgagggagagcgacaacggtcgtgggagaccgtgttcccttcctcgtagaatcagagctcttccttgaccaagtacggtgccgtccggtggagaaatgctcgccgagatgatcacgtaagcaagttcaactagtacggatggttatttattcacatgtcccgatatcgtcgcagtagtctgtcaatcaccgtactttttattttaactttttatgaaatgaaaaacttagaaaattatagaaaatccgtactagttgaactagcggaccgtgttcatgtcggcgagcatgttctctgccgaacggtaacgaacgtcaaggaggagctttgattctacgagggagagcgacaacggtcgtggaagaccgtgttcccttcctcgtagaatcggagctctttcttgaccaagtacggtgccgtccggtggagaaatactcgccgagatgatcacgtaagcaagttcaactagtacggatggttatttattcacacgtcccgatatcatcgcagtagtctgttatgtgtgtacactcccattcttctgttaatttacggaaatatcatgtgaattacttacctgccgcagtaaaagacgagaacacaatgaccattaaaaatatcattgtttagagatctagataattttatagtttcttaattttatttgtttataaaaggagaaatttatagtgtattaaaaaatgagtatagagagtagatggcaactgcttccgggtcctcggcctctcatgggtttccaaagcgacttaggccaggccttcctctcattccatgcggtaagtgtcgtgatgagacgaagattgtgatggagtaccgagtgaagaaggagggtcccaacaaggatcgtatcttctacaagtgtccggatcgcaatgtgagttattttatcgtatttaatgattatggttagtttatacctattttcatgatggttgtgattaaagttctaattttttgttttaatttcagtgggatggcagtggacgatgttcaggcttctactgggaggaagagtatgttgaactcgtgcaaaaatatcttacacaacaggcagatacggcggctaatgaggcagtgatccagccaaagaagcccaaagatgttgcacaatcgggagatctgtctgttttagttgagattggtcgcgaaatccttgtgctcctgaaatgtattttagctttagttcttttagtggtagttgggattgtctacattgtagcgatgctttcataaatttgtatcttttgtggtggcacgcatgttgtataaataattaattatgatctaggttttaatatgatatttatgtcatgtaatgcagatgagccgtcattggatgtataatgctgatcgccgctcccaagagttcattgacggcatgcattctttgttacgtgcggccgaggcaaacaaacacgacggtttcatgtgctgtccatgtgtcatatgtaagaatacggtggaatatccttgctcaaggactctttattcacacttgttcaagtcgggtttcatgccaaactatatttgttggacaaagcacggagaaaccggtgttgtaatggaagaaggtgaagaagaacaatgggacgacaatgatattattcctgatggtgcgtgcttcaa encodes:
- the LOC136472463 gene encoding expansin-A19-like, producing MGKRFLHQLLAVVLALFVSPVRSGDWLPATATFYGGADGSDTMGGACGYSDLYEQGYGINNAALSTALFNDGASCGQCYVIICDSSKTGWCKPGNNWVVVSATNFCPPNWDLPAGGELPAGGWCGPPRPHFDMSQPAWENLGIYTAGIIPVLYQRVKCWKSGGVRFTIAGFNGFYMVLITNVAGSGSIQSMAMKGSNTDWIPMYRNWGANWHCLSGGLVGQGLSFALVSTGGQNLVFKDVVPEWWQFGQTFTNYQNFDY